In the Besnoitia besnoiti strain Bb-Ger1 chromosome XII, whole genome shotgun sequence genome, one interval contains:
- a CDS encoding anti-silencing protein, ASF1 family protein (encoded by transcript BESB_023370), producing the protein MSVVNVTNIRLGNNPSPISAPFVFEICFEALTPLKEDLEWRVVYVGSSECEKTSRKVKKEKNDKAGAAAPASPAAPATAARKSESAEMEVEEERKTLSDEKKDEEAGGGDYLLDSVMLGPIERGVLAFEFAVNPPDYTQMDPSSVLGMQAVLVCALYKQQEFMRIGYYLNNAYSDTVLRENPPDVPLYDKLIRCIVDEPRVTRFPIVWDEEAGLPAAESEAPAATVPAQEAEKSAFMASAPAREKVGEGEKENAPEANEVQTRTNAEGDAEADASKSSA; encoded by the exons ATGTCAGTTGTCAACGTGACCAACATTCGGCTGGGGAACAACCCCTCGCCTATTTCCGCGCCGTTCGTCTTCGAGATCTGCTTCGAGGCGCTGACGCCTCTGAAGGAGGATCTCGAGTGGCGCGTAGTCTACGTGGGCTCCTCGGAGTGCGAGAAAACGTCGCGAAAAGTtaagaaggagaagaacgaCAAGGCaggtgccgccgcgcccgcctctcctgcggcgcccgccaccgccgcgcggaagTCAGAATCCGCTGAAATGGAGgtcgaagaagagaggaaaacgctCAGTGatgagaagaaagacgaagaggcgggcggaggcgactaCCTCCTGGACTCCGTCATGCTCGGCCCCATTGAGCGCGGCGTGTTGGCTTTCGAGTTCGCGGTCAACCCTCCTGACTACACTCAA ATGGACCCCAGCAGCGTCTTGGGCATGCAGGCtgtcctcgtctgcgcgctgTACAAACAACAGGAGTTCATGCGCATCGGCTACTACCTCAACAACGCCTACAG cgacACCGTTCTGCGCGAAAATCCGCCCGACGTGCCGCTGTATGATAAGCTGATTCGCTGCATCGTGGATGAGCCGCGCGTGACTCGCTTCCCGATCGTCtgggacgaggaggcgggccttcctgcggcggagagcgaggcgcccgcggcgactgTCCCCGcccaggaggcggagaagagcgccTTCATGGCCAGCGCCCCGGCGCGCGAAAAGGtaggcgaaggagagaaggaaaacgcaCCGGAAGCGAACGAGGTGCAGACACGAACGAATGCGGAAGgggacgcggaggctgaCGCAAGCAAGTCGAGCGCGTGA